The nucleotide sequence caccatctccatagcatctacatccttttggtattgCGGcgacagaactgcacgcagtattccaaatgtggccgaactaaagtcttatgcaactgtaacatgacctgccaactctcgtactcaataccccgtccgatgaaggaaagcatgccgtatgtcttcttgaccactctattgacctgcgttgccaccttcagggaacaatggacctgaacacccaaatatatctacacatcaatttttcccaggacttttccatttactgtataattcactcttgaattggatcttccaaaatgcatcccctcgcatttgccctgattgaactccatctgccatttatctgcccaaatctccaatctatctatattctgctgtattctctgacagtccccttcactatctgatactccaccattcttggtgtcgtctgcaaacttgctaatcagaccacctatactttcctccaaatcatttatgtatatcacaaacaacagtggtcccagcacggatccctgtggaacaccactggtcacacgtctccattttgaggaaAGGGGTGGAACTGAGGATATCATGTGGGCTGGGCAGGATCTGCGGAATTAAGGAGGTGTGGCAAAGGACCTGTGGAAATTAGGTGGGGCAGGGGAGTTAAGGTTAGTGGGTTGGGGTGAAGTGAGGAACTTGCGGatattagcttggattgaggatGCGTTGAGCACTTTAAGTGGGGGCACACGAGCTGAGGACGTTAGGTGGTGATGTGGTGCCGAGGATATTAGGTGGTGATGAGGAGAAACAGGGGACATTTAATGGAGTgggaggagctgaggatattagGCAGGGTTTGGGAGGGACTGGATATATTAGTTGAGATTGAGGTGAAGCTGAATATAAAAATGCATAGTACAGGTAAAACGCCAAAGTGTGGGACAACtactttgctcttgcagagagcttgcACAGGCTTGAATGTCCCAATGGCCTCCAATTTTGTTTGGCCATTTTATAATGCTAATATTTTGGGATTCAGTAATCTATCACATAGAAAACATTTATTGTCTTTTCTTCCACATTTCGTGGTCTTTGTTTTGTTCTCCCCTGCAACCATTTTGCTCTTCGTTCTCCCTTAGTGTACATCTCCATAAATAACTTTTATCTCAGCTTCTAATGCTGTAAATAGGTATCAACGTTGCTGTTGTTATTGCGTTCTGCCTAAAAGGTATATTTGTATCTGTTTATTTCACCATGCCTCGCAATCTTGTGCTTACCTCTTCAGTTGTTCTTCGGAGCATCCCATTTTTAATCATAATTATCTTTCTCCCCTATGCTCTACATCTATGTAATATTCATGTAACCACCTCCTTCAGGCCTTCGAATATGACAATGCAACCTTGTTGCCTTTTCTTGTTGATATTTACCAACTTTCTAACCTTCACCGCCATCCTGAAAATGTCTTCATTGTGCTTGTGTTGTCTGcaactaaagctctccctccttctctaggaCCAGATTTCACAACGTTCTAGTCTTTGGATAACTACTTTTCTAAATGTCAACGTTTCAGTCCTGTATAGCAAGACACATCAAATCACAGTCTCGCCCAGTCTTTTCTTAAGATCGCTACTCATTCCGATCCTGAGCAAATCATCATGTTTGGATAATTCATACGTTGGCATTGCTATTCTCGCCCTGTTTTCTTTATGGCATAACCGTCTTCTGATACGATGCTTCACTGGTTGCGGTACCTGTTCCAGCTTCATAACTTCCATCGTTTTCCTTTACATTTATTTTCATAACCATAAGCTTTCACCACTTCATTAATTCTAACGATTATTATCGGTGGATCTGCTGTTGTGCTAGCCACTAGGGAATGGTCATCTGtaaatcacactctcttcactcattgCCCTCCTATTTTGACACCTTTCCGTACTTCACCTGGTGGTTCTTTTATAGTGGATTCCACATAAATGCAAAACAGCATTGATGATAGTAGAAAGCCATATCACAACCGACGCTCGATTACTCCAGGTTCAGATTCACCATATATTGTCCTTATTGCAACAATCTGTCCATATTAAAAAGCTACAATCTTCATTTTTACTCTCTATTCATCTCTGATCGCCTCCAACATTTTTAACATCATGTTACTAGTTCAAAATGTCGAAGTTTTTTTTTCCAATAATGTACAAGCAGGTGTAAACTACTTTCTGATATTATTTGCTTCTTTTGCTTAACACTCTTGTCACTACTGCATCCTCTGTATTTCCACAACCCTTCAAAAAACCCATCGGTTTGCAGATGATGTTATGGTTTGTTTTGATGTCCACTCTATTTCTTTAGGAACTTTAACATTATTTTGGATGCATGTGCCATCAAAGTGGTGATGCTGTGTTTTGCAACCTTCGTGGTATTTGTTTTCTTCTCCAATGCGACCATTTTGCTCCTCAAAAAGTATTCTGGCCATTGTCCCTTGGTGTACATCTCCTTAAATAACTTTGTCAATTATTTTGTTGCCAACTCTTCTAGTTATTTTATCATTGCTACAGTAAATCGATCACATCCTTCTGCTTTTCGTGACTTCAGTACCTTTAAAGGTCTCGTTATTTCACAGCCCAGAAGATAACTTCCTAACTTATCTGGGGAAATTTCGTTTTTCTTTCTCTAGTTCTGGTTCTATTGGCTCGCTATCGTTGTCTTATAGGCTTTCCATGCATTTTTCCCATTTATCCTTCACTTCCTCAGATTTTATAAGCCGTGTACCATTTCTACCCGTAATTCCTCGTTGGGCTAGTTTATTTCCTTCCTCCAGTCAATTCATTTAGTTTATCATATAGACTGTGCGTTATTTCTGTTTTGTAGTTCTTTCACTGCTCTCCATTACCCTCACTACCGAGTCTGCTTGCCGATCAGTCCCTATTCTTAGTGAACAAATTAAACGAAGCAGCGGATGCACAAGGGAAGAGAATTGGACAAAAAAGAATTTAGTGTTTTCAGAGGCTGGTaggattggagaaggttacagcGATAGCAAGTGTTGAAGGGCTGaaggagataacagaggtagggagCGTCTTAGGGGATGAAGGAGGTTAAATAGATAAGGAATAGGCGACACCTTACTTTTaaagagtgacccctagttctagattctcccacaaggggaaacagcctttcaacatccacccttcccaggatccaatgtcggtcagcgaaCGTGGTAAAATTGGATGAATGTGGCTTACGACGAGTCAGAACCCAGACAGCAGGGAATTGGAGTAGCTGTATGTTAGGCAGTGAGGAAAATGGGAGCCCAGCTTGAGAACTTTCGAACAGTAATGTTTGGAGATATTAAAGacatgcatgagggtttcagcagcagatgtactgaggcagaggaggagacggctcttcacacacattcacacactcgtcCAATCCAGTGCCAATGTAAGGTCGAGATGGCATAGTGATACATACATAACCAACACGTATATACTCACAGACGTTGACTGCATACAACAGGATAATCCCGCTATTCACCAGAGTCTGTGAAATGCTCTGTATAAATATTTACAGTCTGCTGCAGCATGTTTGCCATTGTATCGTGCAATGGCACTGCAGgttttttttggaatatgcggtttgcctttaacgcttgcaagggatcagtactgctttaagatccGGCAAGCATTGGAGTTCTTGGAAGGCGCATTTTCGTTGTCTTTgaaacagccatttggaaactgcgattcaaagggtgcattctcgttaccaaagATAAAGCCACTGGGAGTCagtctgatgcgatacatttgttgcaattcagtTTTTAACTAGCTTATGAGTTGAAGACACTTTGTGCTAGCagggcacagacagacacagaggacacagctgtgaagtcagaactgaaaaagagctctcaactatttatactgaaggaaataggatttttgtctgtttaattattatctctcgaaatgCTAAAAAAAAGGCAAGCCAAGTCAGAGATTTCTGGTAACTTAAATTGGCGAAAGGGAAGTTAGACAGTGGCAATCTTTATATCCCTCAAGAACTCTCAAAGCTGATtgatctgttgaaagtgtttgcgagtcgttaattgttgaaatttgctggacttCCAACAACATTCTGCAACAACTTTAAACAACATTCTGTAGGGACTTCTAACAACATTCagcggggacttcgaacaacattggactgtaaatttgcaaggagtctattttttctatttttaaatgttcatagtgtttaagaatttagttcttttaattaaaaagttaatttgttgatttaaagacatctggtttggttatcctcattcgggggttaataggtggtacagtttgatgggtctttctttcatttggaaatattttaaatgatatgttagctgatctgtggaacgacgggattgaattaacagtgcattggtgccaacacaatcagaatcgtatattatgATTGGGGGCTTTAACAGGACCGGTCAGCCGTAATATCTATTTATTGGGGACTCGTCCGTGATTCGAATGACATTTTATTTGGGGGCTCACTCAAGTTTTAAATtatatattaattgggtttctggatttcaatcatatcttaattggaggctcactcgcagttgaatcatatttaattcgtgagctcgtgtctgggatcagaatcagacaaatttggagggctcgcatttggaatcatagtaattcctcgtctctgggataaaatatttaaattttggtcttgcgtttggcatcagattaattgctctcgagtctgggatcttatcaattggacaCGTGATTGTTGTGATGTACATCTGACACCAATTCCAAataaataaaaagaaccaggtctcttgtatagtgCAATCTATCCCATTGTTATGGCATTCGtggtgcagcagagtttttgggaaagcacaatgtttccctgagtgatttgataacttcaactaagaacaaattaaaagagttggcaacaaaattggggttggaattgaaatcaggtgccggaAAAGAAGTAATAATTGGATTattagccaaacatctggaattggtagatGAAGATGATAATTAgggtaatacagatgaagggcaatacgaggaacaggaAAGGGATCATGAGAGACACGAAGGCAATGGGTCTGCGACGGATGcactggaattggctaggattcagttagaaataaaAGAAAAAATGGAGCTTCAGCAgggaaaataaataaaaaaaaatcttgaggcagaaaataattaagaaaacttgagtggaaaaagagggaagggagaaagagagagaacatttcggatagaaagtgaaagagaagagagggaatttaagttaaaagagatggaaataagacaaggggtagtcttaaatttagggaaaattctggtcaggaagaatccaaATTTAGATCAGGAGCCaaagagaagttgtttaaatttatacaggctattCCTAAGTTCGTGCAAAGAAACATAGAGGCatttttttcatatcttttgaaaaaatagccaaacagatgaaatggcagaAAGAAAGCTGTATCTTGCTCATGCAGTGAAGGCTGGTAGGCAGAGATCATGAAGCttgtgccatgctttctgaagtggtttctgcagattatcagatggcaaaaaaggctgttcTTACTGCGTATGAGTTTGTCCCTGAggattaccgtcagaagtttaggaacctaTGGAGGTTGACTGGACAGAGTTACTtataatttgagagggtgaagaaaatgaattttgaccgttggatacggtcattaaagatagaaaccacatatgagaaccttagggaattaattctcttagaagagtttaaaaactccgttCCTTTTGTAGTGAAAACTCATAGAGAtaatctgaaagttttgaaagctgggcaagcaacagagattgctgatgattctgAGACTGTGAATAAGCCAAACTATTTTGTCCAtcgcccccataaacccgagaaggatagaaagtgggagagtgaaaggaagacaagtagccatGGACAAGAAGGAACTgcagggaatgccccaggatcaccttctCAGGtctgaaaggaaggtgctgaggttctcaagccaaagtgttatcagtgCAACGAAACAGGTCATatacgttcagagtgctggaaattgtgaggtaaacccatcggacttgttggggtatgcagagttagcgcagaggaaaagactctgactgagagtattgcagaccaagctgtagctttaacgaaAGCTGTGAatttgaaaccagatactaaaaccaaGAGGAATTTAGAGGTCAAGAATAAAATTCCTGAGTGTTATAATGATTGTTGTTAAAAGTACCTCCGTGTCCAGTAAGTGCGGCATTCTACTCAAGGATACAGGAGCGGGgcaaacacttttgctggggaatGATATGAGGTTCCCACTGGGGAGCGTCTTGATCGTTAAAGTTTTAGTAAATGaaattggcggggtgtgtataaccgtacctttgtataaagtatgcctagagagtgactacaGTTGTCCACGGTTTAcctgtaaagggaattgatctaatcCGTGGAAGTGATTTGGCAGATCCAAAAGATCACTTCagcctatggttacagaggaaccaagtgggattaaggaaatggagcaattacaggagcaagttctgagaatatttcctgtgtgtgtcgtTACGCAAGCAATGGATCCAATGCTGGAGTTAAAAGCGGCACCAAAAAAAAGATAATCAGACATCTGAAACCTTATTCGGGGATTTTGatcatccaaatgagatgtttaacagatcgtcgatCACTGCAGCACAGGAAACTGATCCAGAGGTGTATCAAACatcacagatggctctgtcagaagctgaggtgaaaggagttctggaaggctacttTATGGGAAGCGGGGTTTTGAGCAGGaactggagactgcctcatagacctgccgacgaagactagacagttgttgaaaagatagtggtaccacctaaatatcaaaaaggattattaaggtgagcacacgacattcctttttcagaACAAAGGGGAATTCATAAGACCAATTCACACATAAGCGAGCATTAAtattggccaggtcttacaaaggatgtgagacaattttgcagGGCATACCAcatctgtcaaatggtgggaaagccACAACCTACCAtagaaccaggggatgaggtattagtgttgttgccatcacagggagaacctgtgaagcacggttcagtggcccatagtgAGTGACCAAAAGAATAGGTAAGGAAGATTGCTTGATTGACACGCCTGAACTCCGggtgaagaaccggttgtgtcatattaatatgctcaaaccatattaccgcagagAAGTGGATAAGCCAGtagaggtatgtcaggtaatcgggactgtggagaagggaaACGATAATgatgatgaggcagaagtaggcttaGGAAATtggcagattgaacctccaactatcctatTAGCGAATGCAGATTGGTTAGGAAAATTACACAGTGGGCTTTTCCACTTAGTGGTAAAACAGTGTGAAGtcgtaaccagggttttcacaacgtttcgaaACGTTTGTAGGGCTAAaaaaggatgtacaaccttagcaacACATGATGTgagtatagggggagccattcctttaaaacgacatccttgtCGCTGAGGCCCAGACAGAcaagcccaagtggaagcagaggtggaATGCATGCAAAAGGGCAGCTTaggtgaacctagtcaggacagctagaattcgcagatggtcttgatgactaaatctGGTGGGAGGGCGCAAACATGCATGCATTCTAGAAAAGTCACTGATGTAAAGgatgcagactcctacccaaattctcacttAAAGGACTTTATGGACAGTGTGGGCAGCACCATGTGtttatgtgttggagggataccatCAAATTCATTTGacgccccagggtaagaaaaaaatcaaccagacaaggttttccagtgtcaagtgatgccacattggttaaggggtactcgagaaaaatCTCAGGGATTAGTAAACCCAgctgtggtcagtgctcctagctctgCAGCTCAATTGGCTGATGTGATGGACGAAAGGGACACTtgaaaggaaaacatgaaacaattggaagactatgcttgtaaagttgaaatgggttaattggaacaactttTGAAAACTTAATGATGAAATGTTCTGCTAAAACTTGATGCTGTAGTCTGAACATTTTTTTAGAAAGGAGTATGTCTGTAAATGCGTGACAATAACGTTAGCATTTTTTTCAGTTtctattttttttacccattgcagtgaaacgcatttcaggaatggcgtttcattccactgggggcggaggtgtcatggtcctgtagttattTTTTGTTGCAATCGTTGTGGAgacaaatcccgccttcacattgaaggtaccctccttcgtgttatgtggcaataccaccgtgctcaatggggtagatttcgaacagatctggcaatgcaaaattggttatccatgaggtgctgtgagccatcagcagcagcagaatcgcactcaaccacaatctgtaacctcatggactggcatatcccccactctaccattaccatcaagccaggagaccaaccctggttcaatgcagaatgcaggacggcatgccaggagcagcactaggaatacctcagaatgaggtgtcaacctgatgcagctacagcaagggactatgtgcatgccaaactgcgtgagcaacatgcgatagacagagctaagcgatcccataaccaacggatcagttctaagatctgcattcctgccacaccagccttgaatggaggtggacaattaaacaactggagaggtggctctacaaatatccccatcctcaaagatgggagaGCCACACACATCAGTGCGAACAATAAGGTTGAAGCAGTTGtaacattcttcagccagaagttctgatttgatgatccatctcggcctcctcctgacgtccccaacatcacagatgccagaattcagccaattcgtttcactcCACGTGACAAAACACGCTGCTGAAGGAAGAGCAGTagatgtggtgtctatggatttcagcaaggcatttgataaagttcctcatggtaggctcattcagaaagtaaggatgtgaatcaccagaaactgaactgcagtagtcatgTAAATAccttggcgacaagagcaggtcagaggctaggaatcctgcggtgagtaactcacctcctgactccctaaagcctgtccaccatttacaaggcacacgtcaggagtgtgatggaatactgtccacttgcctggatgggtgcagctccaacaacactcaagaagcgtgacaccatccaggacaaagcagcacgctttattggcaccccatctacaaacattcacttcctccaccgccggcgcacagtggcagcagtgtgtatcatctacaagatgcattgcagcaacgcaccaaggctccttagacagcaccttccaaaccggagacctctaccacctagaaggacaaaggcagcgaaTGCATGGGGACATGACCGCAGCGGTCCAAGAAggatgctcaccaccaccttctcaagggcaatgatttATGGGCgatgaatgctggcctagtcagtgatggccACGTCAATTGCAGGGATAAAAATAGCCATTAAAGATATCAGCCAACATGCAAAATAGGAAGGTATTCAGCCCATCCATTGGAGCAGCCACAAAGTTGAGTCACTGGGGCTGGCTGATCCTACGACGAGCCTAACCCCATCTCATCATCGCTGGTATAATCTCCCTATTCACACCACTCAGCTGGGCCTGTCAAGTGTAACTGCGCCTTTACATTCTTTGGGAGgtagtgggggggcgggggcggggggggggcagggttagggagagatagataggtagataattGGAAAGGTGGATAGATAGGGGATAGACAGGTGGATAGATAGACAGGTGGACAGGTAGACAGGTGGACAGGTAGACacgtaggtaggtaggtaggtagatagatagatagagagagagagagagacagccaaactgatcgatagatagatagagagagatagatagatagatagatagatagatagatagatagatagatagatagatagatagatagaagggCAAGAGGAATTGAAGGGAAATGGATTCAGTAAGGCGTCTCCGAAAATGAAACAAAAATTCTAATCAATTGATATGAGAAGATTCCAGCATCTGAAACATTTTGGCTTTTGTAAGAACAATTTTCTTTCTTGCTGAGCATGCTTGAGAGCTGGGAAATGAACTAGTGGAAGTGGAGGAGAGACTGAGGCTGCTGTTCCCTCTCCTGTCCTCCAGGGAACTCACTGACTCTCATCCTGCCTGCTTTCTGCTAGGTCTTCTAAGATTACCTCTTGAACCCGCAACCCTGTTCTTGGCACAgtcacaaccacctccccccaaacCCTCCCGCCAACACCACTATCACTTACCGCCATTTCTATGTCATCAGCTTTCGGTCACCTCTTGCCCATTGAGAACATATATTAATCAATTGGAAACATAAGAAACTGTCTCTAGGCTTCTCTCAGTTATTGTGTTTATTCATTAAATGAGTAATTGATCTAAACGGATATTTCACcatgctcttgaactgctctctgaacttagattgagttgccccataaataaatgtgtttgtccaACAACTTAAATTCCGCATCATATATCCGACTTGTTGAAAAATGTATTCAGAATCGTTGAAGTCCCTGGGATTGATTCCTGAAATTATATAATATAAGAATTCGATAACATTTACCAACCACAAAatgatgaagctgccagatatggtgaagagtaagatcacagacttccttctgctctccatctctgggtcattgctattctctcccttgctctgacccctcagtcctttacggactcgactggccactaaaatatatCTGACTGTCAGaccattgagcaacagaattaaagcgaatgggaggaaCGGAAGTAAAAGTGTATCAAGCCAGTCATACCCCACCCATCCTGGTTCAGTGTAAATGCTTGGTTTTATcacacagaaccacggtacattgttgATTATCTGTTTTGGTTCATgtataaagtagaaggggatgtttctTAAACTGAGAAGAATGCAAGTTGTTGCCAGAACAATCGCTGCTGTTTTCTctgtgcagtattttgttttcagcttctggcaacaaatggccacaaatcgatcaaaggagaaggtaacggtgaaccagacagaacagtcagcGGCTGCACGACTCAGAGCAACGACAGTAGTGCACACATGTGTGATGTTCAGGAAAGACcacgggaaataataataactgagccGTCTCAGTATGACCTCTGTGATTATGACCAgcagatctgccgttgc is from Heterodontus francisci isolate sHetFra1 unplaced genomic scaffold, sHetFra1.hap1 HAP1_SCAFFOLD_218, whole genome shotgun sequence and encodes:
- the LOC137365657 gene encoding probable G-protein coupled receptor 139 is translated as MDQELKRWMALFLQTDCLQQKVTDKFIQKMFDSIDKIFYTILAFIGVLVNLLAIVILSQGKCGLSSCTTRYLVGMATADLLVIITEVILRRLSYYYFPWSFLNITHVCTTVVALSRAAADCSVWFTVTFSFDRFVAICCQKLKTKYCTEKTAAIVLATTCILLSLRNIPFYFIHEPKQIINNVPWFCVIKPSIYTEPGWVGYDWLDTLLLPFLPFALILLLNGLTVRYILVASRVRKGLRGQSKGENSNDPEMESRRKSVILLFTISGSFIILWLVNVIEFLYYIISGINPRDFNDSEYIFQQVGYMMRNLSCWTNTFIYGATQSKFREQFKSMVKYPFRSITHLMNKHNN